A region from the Halosolutus gelatinilyticus genome encodes:
- a CDS encoding manganese catalase family protein gives MFFHEPELQYEVTVEDPDPHFAKLLQQAIGGQEGEMRVALQYMFQAWSLPEEYEAYRNLLMETATEEIGHIEMLASAVTKNLRGSPKEMREETEETAAAAAAMTGQNPRQFLSAGLSAMPVDSNGVPFTGGYVVASGNLAGDLYANVMAEATGRTLATRLWEYTDDPGMKDMLSYLIARDTMHQNQWLEALQSLDDPVPVPASFPQEEENQDVNYTFISTRREEQPDPGYPWTQGEAPDGKGRFSYLPEQPGDGEVVAPPPDPSTFDEPNDTDESD, from the coding sequence ATGTTCTTTCACGAACCCGAACTCCAGTACGAGGTCACCGTCGAAGACCCGGACCCGCACTTCGCGAAGCTCCTGCAGCAGGCGATCGGCGGCCAGGAAGGCGAGATGCGAGTCGCGCTCCAGTACATGTTTCAGGCGTGGTCGCTTCCCGAGGAGTACGAAGCGTACCGAAACCTGCTGATGGAAACCGCGACCGAAGAGATCGGCCACATCGAGATGCTCGCTTCCGCCGTCACGAAGAACCTCCGCGGCTCGCCGAAGGAGATGCGCGAGGAGACCGAGGAGACCGCGGCCGCCGCGGCCGCGATGACCGGCCAGAATCCGCGACAGTTCCTCTCGGCGGGCCTCTCGGCGATGCCGGTCGACAGCAACGGCGTCCCGTTCACCGGCGGCTACGTCGTCGCCTCCGGCAACCTCGCGGGCGACCTGTACGCGAACGTGATGGCCGAGGCGACCGGTCGAACCCTCGCGACCCGACTCTGGGAGTACACCGACGATCCCGGGATGAAGGACATGCTCTCCTACCTCATCGCCCGCGACACGATGCACCAGAATCAGTGGCTCGAAGCCCTCCAGTCCCTCGACGACCCGGTGCCCGTCCCCGCGAGCTTTCCGCAGGAAGAGGAAAACCAGGACGTCAACTACACGTTCATCTCGACCCGACGCGAAGAGCAGCCCGACCCCGGATACCCCTGGACCCAGGGCGAGGCGCCGGACGGCAAGGGGCGGTTCTCCTACCTTCCCGAACAGCCGGGCGACGGCGAGGTCGTCGCGCCACCGCCGGATCCGAGCACGTTCGACGAGCCGAACGACACCGACGAGTCGGACTAA
- a CDS encoding plastocyanin/azurin family copper-binding protein, protein MSSFNPDRRTVLKASGLTIAALAGCLSGGDSSGENGDENANESDGKNGGDTYKIDPGTTIEFEANTAGWKGLAPSAIDGVENPTLVLKEEKDYEIGWTKNGGSMEHNFMIWNDSEKVVKDYETEMASEPGDDQMLKITATSEMAYYRCRPHTNMQGDIQIE, encoded by the coding sequence ATGAGTTCCTTCAACCCCGACCGGCGAACGGTTCTGAAAGCGTCCGGCCTGACGATCGCTGCGCTCGCCGGCTGTCTCAGCGGCGGCGACAGCAGTGGCGAAAACGGCGACGAAAACGCCAATGAGAGCGATGGCAAGAACGGCGGCGACACGTACAAAATCGACCCTGGAACGACGATCGAGTTCGAAGCCAACACCGCCGGCTGGAAAGGGCTCGCCCCGTCGGCCATCGACGGCGTTGAGAACCCGACGCTCGTCCTTAAAGAAGAGAAAGACTACGAGATCGGATGGACCAAAAACGGCGGCAGCATGGAACACAACTTCATGATCTGGAACGATAGCGAGAAGGTCGTCAAAGACTACGAAACCGAGATGGCCTCGGAACCCGGCGACGATCAGATGCTCAAGATCACCGCAACGTCCGAGATGGCGTACTACCGCTGTCGCCCCCACACAAACATGCAGGGAGATATCCAAATCGAATAA
- the coxB gene encoding cytochrome c oxidase subunit II yields the protein MSRRRRTIGTVLVTLAALLASTGSVVAQSVNRDAIVGLEYQLLYVALPLSLFVVMILVYAAVKFRDNDDPQPTAEDPALEITWTIATAIILLFVGVAGYSVLVNPYVSPTQITEPGAGSGEAIESVDDLPETDDEELVVRGYQWHWETTYPSHNITMEDELVLPANQDVTIWITTEDVIHSLFIPDLGVKQDGYPGEYTRIRTFVYEPGEYEAVCTEFCGVGHSRMDADVVVLEQDEYEAWLEENEDSRATAPDDP from the coding sequence ATGAGTCGCCGCCGGCGTACGATCGGAACCGTCCTCGTCACACTCGCGGCGCTGCTCGCGTCGACCGGGAGCGTCGTCGCCCAGTCGGTAAATCGGGACGCGATCGTGGGGCTCGAGTACCAGCTACTCTACGTGGCGCTGCCCCTGTCGCTGTTCGTCGTCATGATCCTCGTCTACGCGGCCGTCAAGTTCCGCGACAACGACGATCCACAGCCGACCGCGGAAGATCCGGCCCTCGAGATCACCTGGACTATCGCGACGGCGATCATCCTACTGTTCGTCGGAGTCGCCGGCTACAGCGTCCTCGTCAATCCGTACGTCTCCCCTACACAGATCACCGAACCCGGCGCCGGCAGCGGGGAGGCGATCGAGTCGGTCGACGATCTCCCCGAAACCGACGACGAGGAACTGGTCGTCCGAGGCTACCAGTGGCACTGGGAGACGACCTATCCAAGCCACAACATCACGATGGAAGACGAACTGGTGCTGCCCGCCAATCAGGATGTGACGATATGGATCACGACCGAAGACGTCATTCACTCCCTGTTCATCCCGGACCTCGGCGTCAAACAGGACGGGTACCCCGGCGAGTACACCCGCATTCGGACTTTCGTCTACGAACCCGGCGAGTACGAGGCCGTCTGCACCGAGTTTTGCGGGGTCGGCCACTCGCGGATGGACGCCGACGTCGTCGTCCTCGAACAGGACGAATACGAGGCGTGGCTCGAGGAGAACGAAGATAGTCGCGCGACGGCGCCGGACGACCCGTAA
- a CDS encoding cytochrome c oxidase subunit 3 — MTDRSRTAPDEASTPLADGSGHGTARDQSGRSRSAASDADPGRSGPDPGGHDEHEHEHESRWPLVAAAGAAGLYSGIAIAIFGAVAGVVPPLLGAGLAGLGAIVLLAGVAGWVDEAFLAPARRADGRTDRESYVTTTLLFLATDVSTFSALFVYYFFLRVGIAWPPGEAPSLLRSIVLINTFILLTSSVTFHYGHEALQRGNRRRFLALLGTTLVLGLVFLSGQAYEYYEFVVHDDFTLATGVFGSAFYGLTGLHGLHVTLGVGGLAVLCWRGLRGHYGPDQDTSVETVGLYWHFVDAVWVFLVLIVYVGSAL; from the coding sequence ATGACCGATCGCTCCCGGACCGCTCCGGACGAGGCGTCGACGCCGCTGGCGGACGGCTCCGGTCACGGCACGGCGCGCGATCAATCGGGCCGAAGCCGAAGCGCCGCCTCCGACGCCGATCCCGGCCGTAGCGGCCCCGATCCTGGCGGCCACGACGAGCACGAGCACGAACACGAGAGCCGCTGGCCGCTCGTGGCCGCCGCCGGAGCCGCCGGCCTCTACAGCGGCATCGCGATCGCCATCTTCGGGGCGGTCGCGGGCGTGGTCCCACCGCTTCTCGGCGCCGGTCTCGCCGGCCTCGGCGCGATCGTTCTCCTGGCCGGGGTCGCCGGCTGGGTCGACGAAGCGTTTCTCGCCCCCGCCCGACGCGCCGACGGCCGGACGGACCGTGAATCGTACGTCACGACGACGCTGCTGTTTCTGGCGACGGACGTCTCGACGTTCAGCGCGCTGTTCGTCTACTACTTCTTTCTCCGGGTCGGGATCGCCTGGCCGCCCGGCGAGGCCCCGTCGCTCCTGCGCTCGATCGTGCTGATCAACACGTTCATCCTGCTCACGAGCAGCGTCACCTTTCACTACGGGCACGAGGCGCTACAACGGGGGAACCGGCGGCGATTTCTGGCCCTCCTCGGCACCACCTTGGTGCTCGGACTCGTCTTCCTCTCGGGGCAGGCCTACGAGTACTACGAGTTCGTCGTTCACGACGACTTTACGCTCGCGACTGGCGTCTTCGGCAGCGCGTTCTACGGACTGACCGGCCTGCACGGGCTCCACGTCACCCTCGGCGTCGGCGGCCTCGCCGTCCTCTGCTGGCGCGGGCTGCGAGGCCACTACGGCCCCGATCAGGACACGTCCGTCGAGACCGTCGGTCTCTACTGGCACTTCGTCGACGCGGTGTGGGTGTTCCTCGTCCTCATCGTCTACGTCGGATCGGCGCTCTGA
- a CDS encoding DUF6789 family protein: MNRALVEVSLFAAIFLSCLLTAAVARWLRADPSPDGGYATVGERGVTWRDAKAAAIRWTTTTNHREIGLLYIAFGTVAAMWGGVDAMMMRTHLLTPAADIWTEQTYNELFTMHGLTMLIFFVTPVFFGIGNYFLPLLIGADDMAFPRLNALGFWMLPPALLLSRLGIVAEVTAKTLSLIVPDSWLTALFVLREPAIGWTMYTPLSSTTPDPQINFLLLGLHLSGIATTIGAINFVTTIVYERDDAIGWANLDIFSWNMLVTSMIVLFAFPLLGTALLMLLFDRNFGTTFFATDGGGPILWQHLFWFWGHPEVYILFLPAAGLMSLILPKFVGRKLFGFKFIVYSTIAIGVLSFGVWAHHMFTTGIDPRVRASFMATSVAIAVPSAIKVFNWITTMWNGNVKLAAPTILCVGGIGMFIYGGITGIFLAVIPIDIVYHDTYYVVGHFHLIVMGIIPLMMFSASYYWYPLLTGRLYDRRLALFQSTLLVAGSALTFVTLLAIGFLELPRRYATYPSEFQNFQIVATVGAYIIGLSVLLWLYNLIWSYFHGDPVESADPWDLKSTEQFTPEWQWFEEKLERERGIPPTEPDVVRRTYEPAHDRPPSLVARIRPVARTVVSDASVGAIGGLIGTLLMSGALAVAVLLGVFDLDSFAGLATLVGFPSNVALGYAVFLVGGMTVWPLLFLALGEYLPGELTLVTGLWYATVAASGFAIAFHTTQTGLELVAYLVFVLLAHWIYGLGLAGTIEYLGGRRPSPPEERGS, translated from the coding sequence GTGAATCGGGCGCTCGTGGAGGTGTCGCTGTTCGCGGCGATTTTTCTGAGCTGTCTCCTCACGGCGGCCGTCGCCCGGTGGCTTCGGGCTGATCCGTCGCCCGACGGTGGATACGCGACCGTCGGCGAACGCGGCGTGACCTGGCGCGACGCGAAGGCGGCGGCGATTCGCTGGACGACGACGACGAATCACCGGGAGATCGGATTGCTCTACATCGCCTTCGGCACCGTCGCGGCGATGTGGGGAGGGGTCGACGCGATGATGATGCGGACCCACCTGCTCACCCCTGCGGCGGACATCTGGACGGAACAGACGTACAACGAACTGTTCACGATGCACGGGCTGACGATGCTCATTTTCTTCGTCACGCCCGTCTTCTTCGGGATCGGTAACTACTTCTTGCCGTTGCTGATCGGGGCCGACGACATGGCGTTTCCCCGGCTCAACGCCCTGGGTTTCTGGATGCTCCCGCCGGCCCTGTTGCTCTCGCGGCTGGGGATCGTCGCCGAGGTGACCGCGAAGACCCTCTCGCTGATCGTTCCCGACAGCTGGCTCACCGCCCTGTTTGTGCTCCGCGAGCCGGCGATCGGCTGGACGATGTACACGCCGCTGTCCTCGACGACGCCGGATCCGCAGATCAACTTCCTCCTGCTGGGGCTCCACTTAAGCGGCATCGCCACCACGATCGGTGCGATCAACTTCGTCACGACGATCGTCTACGAGCGCGACGACGCTATCGGCTGGGCGAACCTCGACATCTTCTCGTGGAACATGCTCGTGACGAGTATGATCGTCCTGTTCGCGTTCCCGCTGCTGGGCACCGCGCTCTTGATGCTGCTGTTCGATCGTAACTTCGGGACGACTTTCTTCGCAACCGACGGCGGCGGTCCCATCCTCTGGCAGCACCTGTTCTGGTTCTGGGGCCACCCCGAGGTGTACATCCTCTTTCTGCCCGCGGCCGGGCTGATGAGCCTCATCCTGCCGAAGTTCGTCGGGCGGAAGCTGTTCGGCTTCAAGTTCATCGTCTACTCGACGATCGCGATCGGCGTCCTCTCGTTCGGCGTCTGGGCACACCACATGTTCACGACCGGGATCGATCCCCGCGTCCGGGCGAGTTTCATGGCTACGTCGGTCGCGATCGCCGTCCCTAGCGCGATCAAGGTGTTCAACTGGATTACGACGATGTGGAACGGGAACGTCAAACTCGCCGCGCCGACGATCCTCTGCGTTGGCGGGATCGGGATGTTCATTTACGGCGGCATCACCGGGATCTTCCTCGCCGTGATCCCCATCGACATCGTCTACCACGACACCTACTACGTCGTGGGGCACTTCCACCTCATCGTCATGGGAATCATCCCGCTGATGATGTTCTCCGCGAGCTACTACTGGTATCCCCTGCTGACCGGGCGGCTCTACGATCGCCGACTCGCGCTCTTCCAGTCGACGCTGCTCGTGGCTGGGTCGGCGCTCACGTTCGTAACGCTGTTGGCAATCGGCTTTCTGGAGTTACCCCGACGGTACGCGACCTACCCGTCCGAGTTCCAGAACTTCCAGATCGTTGCGACCGTCGGCGCCTACATCATCGGGCTGAGCGTGCTGCTGTGGCTCTACAACCTGATCTGGTCGTACTTCCACGGCGACCCCGTCGAGTCCGCCGATCCGTGGGACCTCAAATCGACCGAGCAGTTCACGCCGGAGTGGCAGTGGTTCGAGGAGAAACTCGAGCGCGAGCGCGGGATTCCTCCGACGGAACCGGACGTCGTTCGGCGAACGTACGAACCGGCGCACGATCGCCCGCCCTCGTTGGTCGCCCGGATCAGGCCGGTCGCGCGGACGGTCGTGAGCGACGCCAGCGTGGGGGCGATCGGCGGCCTCATCGGGACGCTGCTCATGTCCGGGGCGCTCGCCGTGGCCGTCCTCCTCGGGGTCTTTGACCTCGACTCCTTCGCGGGGCTCGCGACGCTGGTCGGCTTCCCGTCGAACGTCGCCCTCGGCTACGCCGTCTTCCTCGTCGGCGGGATGACCGTCTGGCCGCTGCTCTTCCTGGCGCTCGGCGAGTATCTGCCCGGCGAACTCACCCTCGTTACGGGGCTGTGGTACGCGACCGTGGCTGCCTCCGGGTTCGCGATCGCGTTCCACACTACTCAGACCGGACTCGAACTGGTCGCGTACCTCGTGTTCGTCCTGCTCGCACACTGGATCTACGGGCTCGGTCTCGCCGGGACGATCGAGTACCTCGGCGGCCGTCGCCCGTCCCCACCCGAGGAACGAGGCTCATGA
- a CDS encoding DUF7344 domain-containing protein codes for MGNSLSLDAAYELLSAARRRYVLYYLLENEEGNIDGVALQIAAWEAGIPVTAVSEDDRKAIVISLVHKHIPKLADLEVAEYDARSGDVVTGARFEELRPFVDRARAADDATVIDESRESFLYSNPEHGSENETGGTR; via the coding sequence ATGGGTAATTCGCTATCCCTGGATGCCGCTTACGAACTCTTGTCGGCGGCTCGCCGTCGGTACGTCCTGTATTATTTGCTCGAAAACGAGGAAGGGAATATCGATGGGGTGGCGCTCCAGATCGCCGCGTGGGAGGCGGGAATCCCGGTAACGGCGGTTTCGGAAGACGATCGGAAGGCGATCGTCATCTCGTTGGTTCACAAGCACATCCCGAAGCTCGCAGATCTCGAAGTTGCCGAGTACGACGCGCGAAGCGGTGACGTGGTGACCGGAGCGCGCTTCGAAGAGCTTCGCCCCTTCGTCGATCGAGCCAGAGCGGCCGACGATGCGACAGTTATCGACGAATCGCGAGAGTCGTTTCTGTACAGTAATCCGGAGCATGGGTCGGAAAACGAAACCGGCGGAACTCGGTGA
- a CDS encoding NAD(P)/FAD-dependent oxidoreductase has translation MERVDVAIVGGGPAGASAAERAAAHGAETVLFEQGVPREDRDGLGPDSTDAAGMLGYWIDIMDFDYREIPDDVVLRELEGTDFIGPSNAVELNATGIESSYSKFGYTFHRARMDDWLHERAADAGADLRVGTSVKSLETDLRSSSSKGPVHALTLSNGDQLEAQYVVLADGPQRRVTLDALDQFTGPGRSVSDHLSPPTANHIAYQEYREFPPELFEEFEDRLEFWWGYMPGETAYPWVFPNDGTVARVGLTMPIGMELSDVDNPGSYKLLKPTDDKIPSGSEYIRRLLELEYGDEYDVAEDIPIVEDRGKSKGTETYPISSTRPIDSPVGANIAVAGGAMGTTSAFHEGGYHVAVRSGKIAGRLAATDSLENYNDVWKRAIGDEILRNVAFADIVEDYEPDDWDRAFEIVNDMQRGSGENVLFSKRYTAGIGATRILATYKKKKFQYRNGGYVQLSEDEYFY, from the coding sequence ATGGAACGCGTAGACGTCGCGATCGTCGGCGGCGGCCCCGCAGGTGCGTCCGCGGCCGAACGGGCCGCGGCTCACGGCGCCGAGACGGTCCTGTTCGAGCAGGGCGTCCCCCGCGAGGATCGGGACGGACTCGGCCCGGACTCGACCGACGCCGCCGGGATGCTCGGATACTGGATCGACATCATGGATTTCGATTACCGGGAGATTCCGGACGACGTCGTCCTGCGGGAGCTCGAGGGAACGGACTTCATCGGGCCCTCGAACGCCGTCGAGTTGAACGCCACCGGGATCGAGTCGAGTTATTCCAAATTCGGGTACACCTTCCACCGCGCTCGGATGGACGACTGGCTCCACGAGCGGGCCGCGGACGCCGGCGCCGACCTGCGGGTTGGGACCAGCGTCAAATCGCTCGAGACCGACCTCCGGTCGTCCAGTTCGAAGGGGCCGGTCCACGCACTGACCCTCTCGAACGGCGACCAGCTCGAGGCCCAATACGTCGTGCTCGCCGACGGCCCGCAGCGCCGGGTCACTCTCGACGCCCTCGATCAGTTCACTGGCCCCGGCCGGAGCGTCTCAGACCACCTCTCGCCGCCCACGGCGAACCACATCGCGTACCAGGAGTACCGCGAGTTCCCGCCGGAACTGTTCGAGGAGTTCGAGGACCGACTCGAGTTCTGGTGGGGGTACATGCCCGGCGAGACCGCCTACCCGTGGGTGTTCCCCAACGACGGCACGGTCGCCCGCGTCGGCCTCACGATGCCGATCGGGATGGAGCTCTCCGACGTCGACAATCCGGGCTCCTACAAGCTCCTGAAGCCGACCGACGACAAGATCCCCTCCGGAAGCGAGTACATCCGTCGGCTCCTCGAACTCGAGTACGGCGACGAGTACGACGTCGCAGAAGACATCCCGATCGTCGAGGACCGCGGCAAGTCGAAGGGAACCGAAACGTACCCCATCTCCTCGACCCGACCGATCGACTCGCCCGTCGGCGCGAACATCGCCGTCGCCGGCGGCGCCATGGGAACCACGTCGGCGTTCCACGAGGGCGGCTACCACGTCGCCGTCCGGTCCGGCAAGATCGCAGGCCGGCTCGCGGCGACGGACTCGCTCGAAAACTACAACGACGTTTGGAAGCGCGCGATCGGCGACGAGATCCTTCGGAACGTCGCCTTCGCGGACATCGTCGAGGACTACGAACCCGACGACTGGGACCGCGCGTTCGAGATCGTCAACGATATGCAACGCGGCAGCGGTGAGAACGTCCTGTTCAGCAAGCGTTACACGGCTGGAATCGGCGCCACGAGAATTCTCGCCACCTACAAGAAAAAGAAGTTCCAGTACCGCAACGGCGGCTACGTCCAGCTCTCGGAGGACGAGTACTTCTACTAG